One genomic window of Campylobacter curvus includes the following:
- a CDS encoding nuclear transport factor 2 family protein yields the protein MSEQNKILVENFWNSVFNKHDTSVIDSDVGSGYKQHSPNFKDGKAAFKSAVGGFLKEFP from the coding sequence GTGAGCGAGCAAAATAAAATTTTGGTCGAAAATTTCTGGAACAGCGTCTTTAACAAGCACGACACATCGGTAATCGATAGCGACGTGGGTAGCGGATACAAACAGCACAGCCCAAATTTCAAGGACGGCAAAGCGGCGTTTAAAAGCGCAGTCGGCGGCTTTCTCAAAGAATTCCCGTAA
- a CDS encoding DUF2625 family protein has translation MKTLTELVNLEEPGWRLVKEWAAEAKNHFEILPRDERLAGEELVALQISTRSPMGAVVYESGGVLFYRGFVRLLGSGCDRMRRGLAGWNAKMIPDLPMQRRPYLIVADDVVGGVFAINGGGLGEDMGKIYYLAPDTLAWENLEFGYSDLVYWLFCGDVAKFYEPFFFEGWQDAVAKLGCDETFSFYPFLWSKEAQDMGVGALSQKAVSADESYRLMIEFVAKLGS, from the coding sequence GTGAAAACCTTAACCGAGCTTGTAAATTTAGAAGAACCAGGCTGGCGGCTGGTCAAAGAGTGGGCGGCGGAAGCTAAAAATCACTTTGAAATTTTACCGCGTGATGAGCGGCTGGCGGGCGAGGAGCTGGTCGCGTTGCAGATCAGTACCAGATCGCCGATGGGAGCGGTCGTTTATGAAAGCGGCGGAGTGCTGTTTTATCGGGGCTTCGTGCGCCTGCTTGGCAGTGGGTGCGATCGAATGAGACGCGGGCTTGCCGGCTGGAATGCAAAGATGATACCAGATCTGCCGATGCAAAGGCGGCCATATCTCATCGTCGCTGATGATGTAGTGGGCGGGGTCTTTGCGATAAATGGTGGCGGACTAGGTGAAGATATGGGTAAAATTTACTATCTCGCGCCAGATACGCTTGCGTGGGAAAATTTAGAGTTTGGCTATTCCGACCTCGTGTATTGGCTATTTTGTGGGGATGTAGCGAAATTTTACGAGCCGTTTTTCTTTGAGGGCTGGCAGGATGCGGTCGCGAAGCTTGGTTGCGACGAGACGTTTTCATTTTATCCGTTTTTATGGAGCAAAGAGGCGCAAGATATGGGCGTGGGTGCGCTTAGCCAAAAAGCCGTTAGTGCGGACGAGAGCTACCGCCTGATGATAGAATTTGTGGCAAAACTTGGTAGCTAA
- the purM gene encoding phosphoribosylformylglycinamidine cyclo-ligase: MISYKEAGVDIDAGNSFVEAIKPFVKATRTPNVIGGIGSFSGAVRLPAGYKKPAILGATDGVGTKLRLAIDARKFDGVGRDLVAMCVNDLICNFATPLFFLDYYATAKLEIEDAKAVVKSIAEGCQLAGCALIGGETAEMPSMYEKGDFDLAGFAVGIAEEDEIDRAKFVREGDVLVALPSSGLHSNGFSLARKIVAELGIKFDEPVAGRTLIDTLLEPTRIYVRDFLNFKDKISALAHITGGGIVENLPRVFPDGLGAKVQKSAIKTPEIFHIIAQKVEPAEMMRTFNMGVGLVLVVPKQNADFVLANSDGYVIGEVVKGKGVELV; the protein is encoded by the coding sequence ATGATAAGCTACAAAGAAGCGGGAGTGGATATCGACGCTGGCAACAGCTTTGTGGAGGCGATAAAGCCCTTTGTAAAGGCAACGCGCACGCCAAACGTGATAGGCGGTATCGGCTCATTTTCGGGCGCGGTGCGACTACCTGCGGGGTATAAAAAGCCAGCCATTTTGGGCGCTACGGATGGCGTGGGCACGAAGCTGCGCCTAGCGATCGACGCGCGTAAATTTGACGGCGTCGGACGAGATCTCGTCGCAATGTGCGTAAATGACCTCATCTGCAACTTCGCCACACCGCTGTTTTTTCTCGATTATTACGCGACGGCAAAGCTAGAGATCGAGGACGCAAAAGCCGTCGTAAAGAGCATCGCCGAGGGCTGCCAGCTGGCTGGCTGCGCGCTCATCGGAGGCGAGACTGCCGAGATGCCATCGATGTATGAAAAGGGCGACTTCGATCTTGCGGGCTTTGCGGTGGGTATCGCCGAGGAAGACGAGATCGACAGAGCTAAATTTGTCCGTGAGGGCGACGTGCTCGTGGCTTTGCCATCAAGCGGTCTGCACTCCAACGGCTTCTCGCTCGCACGTAAGATCGTGGCGGAGCTGGGGATAAAATTTGACGAGCCAGTCGCGGGACGCACGCTCATAGACACGCTTTTAGAGCCGACACGGATCTACGTGCGCGATTTTTTAAATTTCAAGGACAAAATCTCCGCACTCGCGCACATCACGGGCGGAGGCATCGTCGAAAATCTGCCGCGCGTTTTCCCTGACGGGCTTGGCGCGAAGGTGCAAAAAAGCGCGATAAAAACGCCTGAAATTTTTCACATCATCGCGCAAAAAGTCGAACCTGCCGAGATGATGAGGACGTTTAACATGGGCGTGGGGCTCGTGCTGGTCGTGCCAAAGCAAAACGCAGACTTCGTGCTGGCAAACTCAGACGGCTACGTCATCGGCGAGGTCGTAAAAGGCAAGGGCGTGGAGCTGGTTTAG
- the coaE gene encoding dephospho-CoA kinase (Dephospho-CoA kinase (CoaE) performs the final step in coenzyme A biosynthesis.), producing the protein MSKFKHAFVITGSIGSGKSTVLNLLKLHGFSVIDADLIAHEQLQIYAEQVAAKFGDEILINGALDRKKLGNIVFNDKEKLAWLENLLHPRIKAEILSRAQILEAKKQPFFVDIPLYFERASYEKFTQVALVYAPKNLLVERVMRRNSLTRDEALRRVELQIDIEKKREMVKFVIDNSRNLANLEHETTEFIKKLKGKYDSIKV; encoded by the coding sequence TTGAGCAAGTTTAAGCACGCATTCGTGATCACGGGCAGTATCGGCAGCGGCAAAAGCACGGTGCTAAATTTGCTGAAACTACACGGATTTAGCGTGATAGATGCGGACTTGATCGCGCACGAGCAGTTGCAAATTTACGCTGAGCAAGTCGCGGCAAAATTTGGCGATGAAATTTTAATAAACGGCGCACTCGATCGTAAGAAGCTCGGCAATATCGTATTTAACGACAAAGAAAAACTTGCGTGGCTTGAAAATCTGCTGCACCCGCGCATAAAGGCTGAAATTTTATCCCGCGCGCAAATTTTGGAGGCAAAAAAGCAGCCATTTTTTGTGGATATTCCACTTTATTTTGAGCGAGCGAGCTACGAGAAATTTACGCAAGTCGCGCTCGTCTATGCGCCTAAAAATTTGCTAGTTGAGCGCGTAATGCGGCGAAATTCTTTGACACGCGATGAAGCGTTGCGCCGAGTGGAGCTACAAATCGACATCGAAAAAAAGCGAGAAATGGTAAAATTTGTTATCGACAATAGCCGAAATTTAGCAAATTTAGAGCATGAAACGACTGAATTTATAAAAAAACTGAAAGGCAAATATGATAGTATCAAAGTATAA
- the dapF gene encoding diaminopimelate epimerase: MIVSKYNVNGNDFVIFHTFVSADRSELATRLCDRYNGIGADGLIVLKPGKDTNEIVWEFYNSDGSHADMCGNGSRAAAQYAVDNQLCTNVFDLVTGSGIVSANVSKDGVEVELTSPKILSNESIDEFGKIWHFYDTGVPHLVSFVSDLNEFDIQTCRDLRYKYNANVNLAKLENNTIYVRTYERGVENETLACGTGMAACFYGAVLNFNASKYCKVYPKSGDELGLRLENGKIFFKGKVKHCFDAYIDV; the protein is encoded by the coding sequence ATGATAGTATCAAAGTATAATGTAAACGGCAATGACTTCGTTATATTTCATACGTTTGTTAGTGCGGATAGAAGCGAGCTTGCTACGAGGCTTTGCGACCGATATAATGGCATCGGTGCGGACGGACTGATCGTATTAAAGCCTGGCAAAGATACTAACGAGATCGTTTGGGAATTTTATAACTCCGATGGAAGCCATGCGGATATGTGTGGTAACGGATCACGTGCAGCAGCCCAATACGCCGTAGACAATCAACTTTGCACTAATGTATTTGATCTGGTAACCGGAAGCGGTATAGTTAGCGCAAACGTTAGTAAAGATGGCGTAGAAGTAGAGCTGACTAGCCCTAAAATTCTTAGTAATGAGTCTATAGATGAGTTTGGCAAGATATGGCATTTTTATGATACCGGTGTACCCCATCTTGTTAGTTTTGTTAGCGACTTGAATGAATTTGACATCCAAACTTGCCGAGATCTCCGCTATAAATATAATGCTAACGTGAATTTAGCCAAGCTGGAAAATAATACTATTTATGTTCGCACTTATGAGCGCGGTGTGGAAAATGAGACACTAGCGTGCGGGACAGGTATGGCTGCATGTTTTTACGGTGCGGTTTTAAATTTTAACGCATCTAAGTACTGCAAAGTGTATCCAAAAAGCGGTGATGAACTTGGCTTAAGACTAGAAAATGGTAAAATTTTCTTCAAAGGCAAAGTAAAACACTGTTTTGATGCTTATATAGATGTTTGA
- the rplT gene encoding 50S ribosomal protein L20 codes for MARVKTGVVRRRRHKKVLKLARGFFSARHKHFRKAKEQLERSLVYAYRDRRQKKRDFRRLWIVRINAACRLNDLSYSRFMNGLKKANIELDRKILADLAMNDAKAFAALAKQAKDALK; via the coding sequence ATGGCAAGAGTAAAAACAGGCGTAGTTAGAAGAAGACGCCATAAAAAAGTTCTAAAGCTTGCACGCGGATTTTTTAGTGCAAGACACAAACACTTTAGAAAAGCCAAAGAGCAGCTCGAAAGAAGCTTAGTCTATGCGTATCGCGACAGACGACAGAAAAAGCGCGATTTCCGCCGTTTGTGGATCGTCAGGATCAACGCTGCTTGCAGACTAAACGATCTTAGCTATTCAAGATTTATGAACGGACTAAAAAAGGCAAATATCGAACTTGATAGAAAAATTTTAGCTGATTTGGCCATGAATGACGCGAAAGCATTTGCGGCACTTGCAAAACAAGCGAAAGACGCTTTAAAATAA
- the rpmI gene encoding 50S ribosomal protein L35, whose translation MPKMKTVRGAAKRFKVGKNKIKRGSAFRSHILTKKPSKRMRDLRGPHYVDGTNVSAVKKMLGV comes from the coding sequence ATGCCAAAAATGAAAACCGTTCGCGGTGCTGCTAAACGCTTCAAGGTAGGCAAAAATAAGATAAAACGTGGCTCAGCTTTTAGAAGTCATATTTTAACTAAAAAGCCAAGCAAGCGTATGAGAGATTTGCGCGGACCACATTATGTGGATGGCACGAATGTTTCTGCAGTAAAGAAAATGCTCGGCGTATAA
- a CDS encoding C69 family dipeptidase, which produces MKSKFLASAAVIGTLFCGSALACTTILVGNEASNDGSLLIARSADSKAIKAQLFLIHPKKTNQSGTYSSKAHDGASDFTYPLPKDSMRYTTIANSHTKLHGAVGYNEAGAGISGTETIYAKDELLKIDPYNEATGITEDDIPDVILPRMKSAKEGVKLLGEIVESTGAGEGFGVVFVDKDEIWYFETGTGHQWMAVKLPKDEYFVSGNQGRLQNYKENDPNFMGSKNLINFAKEHGAYDPSKDGEFHFGKAYTRNDERDVTYNYPRVFWVQQMFNPSFKQDIADGPNFPVFMKPEKKLSVNDLKTALRAHYDGTKYDPYVSKDEESGIYRAISVFRTYESHVMQVRPWLPQEIGRVTYVALGMSDLSVYLPYYYGLDGFIDGYDKGSYKADDESIYWTYRKLQTLVMMDYNKYAPIVKAAYKKFEDELAVKQAKFEDEYVKIYKKDKKKANKLLNEFSLKTMKEAKALTQDLTNEIFTMLTDDTDTKLKSLNKNKKD; this is translated from the coding sequence ATGAAGAGTAAATTTCTCGCCTCTGCGGCGGTCATCGGCACGCTATTTTGCGGCTCGGCACTGGCTTGCACGACTATTTTGGTAGGTAACGAAGCCTCAAACGACGGCTCGCTCTTGATCGCCAGGAGTGCCGATAGCAAGGCCATAAAGGCGCAGCTTTTTTTGATACATCCAAAAAAGACCAACCAAAGCGGCACATATAGCTCAAAAGCCCACGACGGCGCGAGCGACTTCACATATCCGCTACCAAAGGACTCGATGCGCTACACGACCATCGCAAATTCTCACACCAAGCTTCACGGCGCGGTCGGATACAATGAAGCAGGTGCTGGCATAAGCGGCACAGAGACTATTTACGCGAAGGACGAACTTTTAAAGATCGACCCGTATAACGAAGCCACCGGTATCACCGAGGATGACATCCCTGACGTGATTTTACCACGCATGAAAAGTGCCAAAGAGGGCGTGAAGCTGCTCGGAGAGATCGTGGAGAGCACGGGTGCGGGCGAGGGCTTTGGCGTCGTGTTCGTGGATAAGGATGAGATTTGGTATTTCGAGACCGGCACCGGACATCAGTGGATGGCGGTGAAGCTGCCAAAAGATGAGTATTTCGTCTCGGGCAATCAAGGCAGACTGCAAAACTACAAAGAAAACGACCCGAATTTCATGGGCTCGAAAAATTTGATAAATTTTGCCAAAGAGCACGGCGCGTATGATCCGAGCAAAGACGGCGAATTTCACTTTGGCAAGGCCTACACGAGAAACGACGAGAGAGACGTTACCTACAACTATCCGCGCGTATTTTGGGTGCAGCAGATGTTTAACCCAAGCTTCAAGCAAGACATCGCCGATGGGCCGAATTTCCCTGTGTTTATGAAGCCGGAGAAAAAGCTAAGCGTAAATGATCTAAAAACCGCTCTCAGAGCCCACTACGACGGCACGAAGTATGATCCATACGTCAGCAAGGACGAGGAGAGCGGCATTTATCGAGCTATCAGCGTGTTTAGGACGTATGAGTCGCACGTGATGCAGGTGCGCCCGTGGCTACCGCAGGAAATCGGCAGAGTGACTTACGTCGCGCTTGGCATGTCTGATCTAAGCGTGTATTTGCCGTATTATTACGGACTGGATGGCTTCATCGATGGCTATGATAAGGGCTCATACAAGGCTGATGACGAGTCCATTTACTGGACTTACCGCAAGCTACAAACTCTCGTGATGATGGACTATAACAAATACGCTCCGATCGTCAAAGCTGCATATAAAAAATTTGAAGACGAGCTAGCCGTAAAGCAAGCAAAATTTGAAGATGAATACGTCAAAATTTACAAAAAAGACAAGAAAAAAGCAAATAAGCTTTTGAACGAATTTTCGCTAAAAACGATGAAAGAGGCGAAGGCTTTGACGCAAGATTTGACGAATGAAATTTTTACTATGCTCACTGACGATACGGATACGAAGCTAAAATCTTTAAATAAAAATAAAAAAGATTAG
- the metE gene encoding 5-methyltetrahydropteroyltriglutamate--homocysteine S-methyltransferase yields MIKSYVTGFARIGEQRELKKVLENYWSGKVEKSELLAVATELKARHWAYQKDAGIDIISSNDFSFYDLMLDTIFALGVIPFRFKNLNGLEQYFAMARGNKSAVAMEMTKWFNTNYHYIVPEINKTSTFKLNVEKIIAEYNEAKSQGVKTKINLIGPITFLALSKTTDGSCAFCHLDEILASYEELLKEISKLDDEILVQFDEPIFVTDKGDKLTSEISKVYDRLTSVASNVKIIFMTYFEHALKAVDEVLKTKIYGLGLDFIHGEKNKEALAKIAASNVVLFAGIIDGRNVWKSDIDKKLALVKEISYALGGKDFAIGPSCSLLHVPYTLKYEEKLNPEIKSWLSFGVEKLDEIAIIAALANNKELSAKQAEIYAANKASANSRATSKLIHDEAVANRVKNLSKFERDTVYEKRIKIQKEALNYGILPTTTIGSFPQTPELRQVRNAFKKGLISKEAYEADIKAYIDDCVKFQEDVGLDVLVHGEPERNDMVEYFGEQIKGYAFSQNGWVQSYGSRCVKPPLLFGDVSRPKPMTVDWISYAQSRTKKIMKGMLTGPVTILNWSFVRDDKPRSEIAKQLALCIYDEIADLENSGIKIIQVDEAAFKEGYPLRAENIPAYEKFAVDCFKLSVSSASAKTQIHTHMCYSEFNDIIKTIEAMDADVISIETARSGNELLKIFKSVGYKQEVGPGVYDIHSPRVPEVDEIVGQIRALLEVLPKEQLWINPDCGLKTRKWDEVRPSLKNMVEAVKIVRNS; encoded by the coding sequence ATGATAAAAAGTTATGTTACGGGTTTTGCAAGGATAGGCGAACAGCGCGAGCTTAAAAAGGTGCTTGAAAACTACTGGTCGGGCAAGGTCGAAAAGAGCGAGCTTCTAGCCGTCGCGACCGAGCTTAAGGCTAGGCACTGGGCGTATCAAAAAGACGCCGGTATCGACATTATCTCAAGCAATGATTTCTCGTTTTACGATCTCATGCTCGATACTATTTTTGCGCTTGGCGTGATCCCGTTTAGATTTAAAAATTTAAACGGCTTGGAGCAATATTTCGCTATGGCCCGCGGCAACAAAAGCGCCGTGGCGATGGAGATGACGAAATGGTTTAATACAAACTACCACTACATCGTACCAGAGATCAATAAAACCAGCACATTTAAACTAAATGTCGAGAAAATTATCGCCGAATACAACGAAGCAAAATCCCAAGGCGTGAAGACAAAGATAAATTTGATCGGTCCGATAACCTTTTTAGCTTTGTCAAAAACGACTGACGGCAGCTGCGCGTTTTGCCATTTGGACGAAATTTTAGCGAGCTACGAGGAGCTTTTAAAAGAGATCTCAAAGCTTGACGATGAAATTTTAGTTCAGTTTGACGAGCCGATATTCGTGACTGACAAAGGCGATAAGCTAACGAGCGAAATTTCAAAGGTCTATGACAGGCTAACAAGCGTCGCATCAAATGTGAAAATCATTTTTATGACCTATTTCGAGCATGCTTTAAAAGCTGTCGATGAGGTGCTAAAAACTAAAATTTACGGCCTTGGGCTAGACTTTATCCACGGTGAGAAAAACAAAGAGGCCTTAGCGAAGATCGCCGCTTCAAACGTCGTGCTATTTGCCGGTATCATCGACGGTCGCAACGTTTGGAAAAGCGATATAGATAAAAAGCTCGCCCTTGTGAAGGAAATCTCATATGCGCTTGGCGGTAAAGACTTTGCTATCGGTCCGTCTTGCTCGCTGCTACACGTGCCATACACCCTAAAATACGAGGAAAAGCTAAATCCTGAGATCAAAAGCTGGCTAAGCTTTGGCGTTGAAAAGCTTGACGAGATCGCCATCATCGCCGCTCTCGCAAATAACAAAGAGCTAAGCGCAAAGCAGGCTGAAATTTACGCTGCAAACAAAGCCAGTGCAAACTCGCGCGCTACTTCAAAGCTCATCCACGACGAAGCGGTCGCAAATCGTGTTAAAAATTTAAGTAAATTCGAGCGCGATACGGTCTATGAAAAACGTATAAAAATTCAAAAAGAGGCTTTAAACTACGGCATTTTACCGACTACGACCATCGGCTCTTTCCCACAAACTCCGGAGCTTCGCCAAGTGCGAAACGCCTTTAAAAAAGGACTCATCAGCAAAGAAGCCTACGAGGCCGATATCAAGGCTTACATCGATGATTGTGTTAAATTTCAAGAGGATGTCGGGCTTGATGTGCTCGTGCATGGAGAGCCTGAGAGAAACGACATGGTCGAGTATTTTGGCGAGCAGATCAAAGGATACGCTTTTTCTCAAAACGGTTGGGTGCAAAGCTACGGTAGCCGTTGCGTGAAGCCGCCGCTTCTTTTTGGCGACGTGAGTCGTCCAAAGCCGATGACGGTCGATTGGATCAGCTACGCTCAAAGTAGGACTAAAAAGATAATGAAAGGCATGCTGACAGGACCTGTGACTATCCTAAACTGGAGCTTCGTGCGCGACGACAAGCCTAGGAGTGAGATCGCCAAACAGCTTGCCCTTTGTATCTATGACGAGATTGCCGATCTTGAAAATTCCGGTATAAAGATCATCCAAGTCGATGAAGCGGCCTTTAAAGAGGGCTATCCGCTACGCGCTGAAAATATCCCTGCGTATGAGAAATTCGCCGTTGATTGCTTCAAGCTTTCGGTCAGCTCTGCAAGTGCAAAAACGCAGATCCACACGCATATGTGCTACTCTGAATTTAACGACATCATCAAGACGATCGAAGCGATGGACGCTGATGTCATCAGTATAGAGACTGCTCGCAGCGGCAACGAACTGCTTAAAATTTTTAAATCCGTGGGCTACAAGCAAGAGGTAGGCCCTGGTGTTTACGACATCCACAGTCCGCGCGTGCCGGAGGTCGATGAGATAGTGGGGCAAATCCGTGCTTTACTTGAGGTACTTCCAAAAGAGCAGCTCTGGATCAACCCTGACTGCGGTCTAAAAACTCGTAAATGGGACGAAGTAAGACCTAGCCTAAAAAATATGGTCGAAGCGGTCAAGATCGTTCGTAATTCATAA